The Bacteroidota bacterium genome window below encodes:
- the dsbD gene encoding protein-disulfide reductase DsbD, producing the protein MPIKSIFKNIFVLLLLLISSESFSQTQYIDAKFFTGQSSYKNSDSILIAAKVYVKEKYHMNSYEVSDPTLIPTSISSSSDNFAISKIYYPKDELLKFEFSSTQLRVYQHEIIIGILLKPKEGLAEGNYSVPLQIGYQACDDKVCYPPKTWKDSVQISVSAKGDSKAGLNSLYFSKIQYTFPQVPTAKTEGTKNTTKLTENPKTSNPDEEQVTNIVEEKGLALALIFIFLGGLALNLTPCVYPLIPITVSYFGAQVSGSKSQSVMMGVFYALGMSVTYSSLGVFAALTGGLLGTALQNPFVIAGVALILIALGTSMFGLFEIRVPQKLALMGNKNRSGYVGSLVMGLTVGFIAAPCIGPFVLSLLVYVGKTGSAFMGFLLFFVLSLGLGVPYIFLAASSSSLSKLPRSGAWMEGVKTIFGLILFGMALNTLAPIFGKHLFALIYPIYLIAAGIYLAILDKKGSNSTGFSKFKTLIALLAVFYGAWILKPNEGKEEVKWKNLTSVEQISSSVSSDKKPVMIDFYADWCAQCKELDEYTYTDKEIIDLSSKLNTIKIDLTKENEAISNKYNIKGLPVVLFMNSKGEEITGLRVTGFLKPSEFKQKITKLLESEK; encoded by the coding sequence ATGCCAATAAAAAGTATATTCAAAAATATTTTTGTTCTGCTTCTTTTACTGATTTCCTCAGAAAGTTTTTCACAGACTCAGTATATCGACGCAAAGTTTTTCACAGGACAAAGTTCTTATAAAAATTCCGATTCCATTTTAATCGCAGCAAAAGTTTATGTGAAAGAAAAATATCACATGAATTCTTACGAAGTTTCTGACCCGACTTTAATTCCTACTTCCATCTCATCTTCATCAGATAATTTTGCAATCTCAAAAATTTATTATCCGAAGGATGAACTGTTAAAATTTGAATTCAGCTCAACTCAGCTTCGAGTCTATCAGCACGAAATTATCATTGGTATTTTACTAAAACCTAAAGAAGGTTTAGCTGAAGGGAATTATTCAGTACCTCTGCAAATCGGCTACCAAGCATGCGATGATAAAGTTTGCTATCCTCCTAAAACATGGAAGGACAGCGTGCAGATTTCAGTCTCTGCCAAAGGAGACAGCAAAGCGGGACTTAACTCACTTTACTTTTCAAAAATACAATATACTTTTCCTCAGGTACCGACAGCTAAAACCGAAGGGACAAAAAATACAACTAAGCTGACTGAAAATCCCAAGACTTCAAATCCTGACGAAGAACAGGTTACGAACATCGTTGAAGAAAAAGGATTAGCATTAGCTTTGATATTTATTTTCCTTGGCGGACTTGCATTGAACTTAACTCCCTGCGTTTACCCGCTTATTCCAATTACAGTCAGCTACTTCGGCGCGCAGGTAAGCGGAAGCAAATCACAGAGTGTTATGATGGGAGTGTTCTATGCTCTCGGTATGTCAGTAACATACTCATCACTCGGTGTTTTTGCCGCATTAACAGGAGGACTTCTAGGTACTGCATTACAAAATCCTTTTGTGATTGCAGGCGTTGCATTAATATTAATTGCACTTGGTACAAGCATGTTCGGACTCTTTGAAATCCGCGTTCCGCAGAAACTTGCATTGATGGGAAATAAAAACCGTTCAGGTTACGTCGGTTCATTAGTTATGGGATTAACCGTCGGTTTCATCGCCGCGCCATGTATCGGTCCCTTTGTATTAAGCTTGCTTGTTTATGTCGGTAAAACAGGAAGCGCATTCATGGGATTTTTATTGTTCTTCGTTCTCTCATTAGGACTCGGAGTTCCGTATATATTTCTTGCAGCATCATCAAGTTCACTCAGCAAGCTGCCGCGTTCAGGCGCATGGATGGAAGGCGTGAAAACAATTTTCGGACTGATACTTTTCGGAATGGCGCTGAACACACTTGCTCCTATTTTCGGCAAACATTTGTTCGCACTCATATACCCTATATATTTAATAGCAGCGGGAATTTACTTAGCTATCCTGGATAAAAAAGGAAGCAACTCAACCGGCTTCTCAAAATTCAAAACTTTGATTGCACTGCTTGCAGTATTTTACGGAGCATGGATATTAAAACCAAACGAAGGAAAAGAAGAAGTTAAGTGGAAGAATTTAACATCGGTGGAACAAATCAGCAGTTCAGTCAGTTCAGATAAGAAACCTGTTATGATTGATTTCTACGCTGACTGGTGCGCGCAATGCAAGGAACTGGACGAATATACCTATACAGATAAAGAAATTATTGACTTGTCTTCTAAGTTAAACACCATTAAAATTGATTTAACAAAGGAGAACGAAGCCATCTCCAATAAATACAACATCAAAGGGCTTCCCGTAGTATTATTTATGAACTCAAAAGGAGAAGAGATTACCGGATTGAGAGTTACTGGTTTTTTAAAGCCGTCTGAATTTAAACAAAAAATTACAAAATTATTAGAGTCGGAGAAATAA